In bacterium, a single window of DNA contains:
- a CDS encoding ABC transporter permease, whose product MAFLIEAWEAVKLAMGALRANKMRSFLTLLGIIIGVTTVISIISLTQGLDKAFGEQISSLGSDVLYVQKFSWFNKQDWDEFRNRKDITMDEVKAIRKYATLISAVSPSVGTRKTVRYKNKSVERVSVSGTDEEKTSNVFPQYGRDLTSFDVDNRRNVCVLGWQVADDLFKDTDPIGKWVKIGGYRFRVIGVYEKQGSLFGFDLDQEVRIPIGVFFKLFGRHRNITITVKVKDTKYIEDAKDEIRGILRRVRKVPPGKDDDFSINQMDMIMDMYKRLTAALYAAAIGVGAISLLVGGIGIMNIMLVSVTERTKEIGIRKAIGARRRNIMVQFLVESVVISGVGGIIGVLLGFGLGKIIASVSPLPATVSLWSVFLGIGFSSLVGIFFGLYPAGKAAKLNPVDALHYE is encoded by the coding sequence ATAAAATGCGGTCATTTTTAACCTTACTTGGTATTATTATTGGTGTGACCACTGTTATCAGTATTATATCGTTAACTCAGGGGCTTGATAAAGCATTCGGTGAGCAGATATCTTCTCTCGGATCAGACGTCCTGTATGTTCAGAAATTTTCATGGTTCAACAAACAGGACTGGGATGAGTTCCGAAACAGAAAAGATATTACGATGGATGAAGTGAAAGCAATTAGAAAATATGCAACACTTATTTCTGCTGTTTCCCCTTCTGTTGGTACAAGAAAGACCGTGCGTTATAAAAATAAATCTGTGGAGAGAGTCTCAGTTTCCGGTACTGATGAAGAGAAAACAAGCAATGTTTTTCCCCAGTACGGCAGAGACTTAACAAGTTTTGATGTTGATAACCGCAGAAATGTCTGTGTCCTCGGCTGGCAGGTAGCAGATGATCTTTTTAAAGACACTGATCCCATAGGTAAATGGGTGAAAATCGGCGGTTATAGATTTAGAGTAATTGGTGTTTATGAAAAACAGGGAAGCCTTTTTGGATTTGATCTTGATCAGGAAGTCAGGATACCAATTGGAGTATTTTTTAAACTATTCGGCAGGCATAGAAACATAACGATTACTGTGAAAGTCAAAGATACTAAATACATTGAAGATGCGAAAGATGAAATACGGGGAATTCTTCGGCGGGTGAGAAAAGTACCGCCCGGGAAAGATGATGATTTTTCCATCAACCAGATGGATATGATTATGGATATGTACAAGAGGCTTACTGCAGCCCTTTATGCGGCTGCAATAGGAGTCGGCGCCATATCTCTTCTTGTCGGCGGTATCGGGATCATGAATATAATGCTTGTCTCTGTGACTGAGAGGACAAAGGAGATAGGAATCCGTAAAGCAATCGGAGCGAGGAGGCGAAATATAATGGTTCAATTCCTTGTTGAGTCTGTTGTGATAAGCGGAGTTGGAGGAATTATCGGGGTCCTTTTAGGCTTTGGCCTTGGTAAGATTATAGCTTCGGTTTCTCCTCTTCCTGCAACAGTATCTTTGTGGTCTGTTTTTCTCGGTATAGGGTTTTCTTCGCTGGTAGGAATATTTTTTGGATTATACCCTGCGGGGAAAGCAGCAAAATTGAATCCTGTTGATGCACTTCACTATGAATAG
- a CDS encoding type II toxin-antitoxin system RelE/ParE family toxin → MEVRFRTRKLRKQYETFREAEKTYGKEVARKYIQRIDIIKQTHDINELRVLPGLHCHALTGKRHGQWAVKLTGFYRLIFILEGEELDITCIEEVSKHYDD, encoded by the coding sequence GTGGAAGTTCGTTTCAGAACGAGAAAACTTAGAAAACAATATGAAACATTTCGCGAGGCAGAAAAAACCTACGGAAAAGAAGTAGCACGGAAATACATTCAACGTATAGACATCATAAAACAAACGCATGATATCAATGAACTTCGTGTTTTACCTGGTCTGCATTGTCATGCACTTACAGGAAAAAGACATGGACAGTGGGCAGTAAAGCTGACGGGATTTTATAGATTGATATTCATTTTGGAAGGCGAAGAGCTTGATATTACGTGTATTGAGGAGGTGAGTAAACATTATGATGATTAG
- a CDS encoding HigA family addiction module antidote protein: MMIREQNRSDLAIPPGEYLEEVIYSLGMTKNELACRMSRPAPKLSAIFTGDKAITPDTALQLEKVVGVPAHIWTGLEAEYRLTLARNQEVIEEQRLRDESDFVTKFCYSELVRLGLVAKKNRIVEKVRELQNYFGVTSLKNISNLKRYQVAFRQGTGKRSPEAISAWLRIGELEGQKTESFPFRRDALERALPSIRSMTRLLPEEFGPELRKTLLEAGVVLVLCPHFSKTYLNGATFWLGKNKAVLMLTIRGSWADIFWFSLFHELGHLLLHSKQMVFLEEDNGEYNSDKHEKEADRFAADILIPPDNYKSFLKARHFYPQDIKIFANSLKIDLGIVVGRLQHDGYLKNSWHNNLRVRYEWKKDKKSGSL, encoded by the coding sequence ATGATGATTAGAGAACAAAATCGCTCCGATTTGGCAATACCGCCTGGTGAGTACCTTGAAGAAGTTATTTACAGTTTGGGTATGACTAAAAATGAATTGGCCTGCAGGATGAGCCGACCCGCTCCCAAGTTGAGCGCTATTTTTACAGGTGACAAAGCAATAACTCCTGATACTGCTTTACAGTTGGAAAAAGTTGTTGGTGTACCTGCACATATCTGGACTGGATTGGAGGCTGAATATCGATTAACTCTGGCACGCAATCAAGAAGTAATTGAAGAGCAAAGACTACGTGATGAAAGTGATTTTGTTACCAAGTTTTGCTACTCAGAACTGGTTAGATTGGGTCTTGTTGCTAAAAAAAACAGAATAGTAGAAAAAGTTCGGGAATTACAGAATTATTTTGGAGTGACATCGTTAAAAAATATTTCAAACTTAAAACGTTATCAAGTGGCCTTTCGACAAGGAACAGGGAAACGATCGCCTGAAGCTATTTCAGCCTGGTTAAGAATCGGAGAATTGGAGGGTCAGAAAACAGAATCTTTCCCTTTTAGAAGAGATGCTTTGGAAAGAGCACTTCCGTCTATTCGAAGTATGACAAGGCTATTACCAGAGGAATTCGGGCCTGAACTACGTAAAACTCTTTTAGAAGCTGGTGTAGTACTTGTTCTCTGCCCACACTTTTCAAAAACATATCTGAACGGCGCTACTTTCTGGTTGGGGAAGAACAAAGCGGTTCTAATGCTGACAATTCGAGGCAGTTGGGCTGATATTTTTTGGTTCAGTCTTTTTCATGAGCTTGGACACCTTTTGTTACATAGCAAGCAGATGGTTTTTTTAGAAGAAGATAATGGTGAATATAATTCGGATAAACATGAGAAGGAAGCTGACAGATTTGCAGCAGACATATTAATTCCGCCGGATAATTACAAATCTTTCCTTAAAGCAAGGCATTTTTATCCACAAGATATCAAAATTTTTGCAAACAGCTTAAAAATTGATTTGGGTATTGTTGTGGGGCGTTTACAGCATGATGGTTATCTGAAAAATTCATGGCACAATAATCTCCGTGTCAGATACGAATGGAAAAAGGATAAAAAATCAGGCAGTTTATAG
- a CDS encoding pentapeptide repeat-containing protein, whose translation MGSLTREQIIEKAAKGESFKGMDLTNADLSYTNFKNCDFSKAVLKNAHFQNANLENVNFSNADLEKAFFFGANLKSAVFVGANLNEVNLQDSNLENADLHGTDLSYVSLFGAHLDNANLENTILIHAKLKRASLVGANMKNADLTEAHLQRAVLRNADLTGIKCKGARMINSDLEGAKYNKEDLEGCI comes from the coding sequence ATGGGATCTTTAACCCGTGAACAGATTATTGAGAAAGCTGCAAAGGGAGAATCATTTAAGGGTATGGATTTGACAAATGCAGATTTGTCATATACCAATTTTAAAAACTGTGATTTCTCCAAAGCTGTTCTCAAAAACGCACATTTTCAAAATGCCAATCTTGAGAATGTAAATTTCAGCAATGCTGATCTTGAGAAGGCGTTTTTCTTTGGAGCAAATCTAAAGAGTGCTGTTTTTGTAGGAGCGAACCTAAATGAAGTCAATCTTCAGGATTCAAATCTTGAAAATGCTGATCTTCACGGAACAGATTTAAGCTATGTATCTCTGTTCGGGGCACACCTTGATAATGCAAATCTTGAGAATACGATACTCATACATGCTAAACTGAAGCGTGCAAGCTTGGTAGGTGCTAACATGAAAAATGCAGATCTTACTGAAGCACATCTGCAGAGGGCTGTACTTCGAAATGCTGATTTAACAGGTATAAAGTGCAAGGGTGCACGTATGATTAATTCAGACCTTGAAGGCGCCAAATACAATAAAGAAGATCTTGAAGGCTGCATATAG
- a CDS encoding toxin translates to MKYEWNSDKNEWLKKERKISFENIIFHLLQGDIWKIADHPDQKSYPGQRIYFVIVDSYIYLVPYVEQPDGVFLKTIIPSRKATRDYLKEIEENHEIE, encoded by the coding sequence ATGAAATATGAATGGAATTCTGATAAGAATGAATGGCTTAAGAAAGAAAGAAAAATTTCTTTTGAGAATATCATATTTCATTTATTGCAGGGAGATATTTGGAAAATAGCGGATCACCCGGATCAAAAATCATATCCGGGCCAGAGGATATATTTTGTTATTGTAGACAGTTACATATATTTGGTACCATATGTTGAACAGCCTGATGGTGTGTTTTTAAAAACAATAATTCCAAGCAGAAAAGCAACACGAGATTATCTTAAAGAAATTGAGGAAAACCATGAAATTGAATGA
- a CDS encoding STAS domain-containing protein encodes MKISEKILEDKVVITLSGEIMGGDESEKFQSIVYKLIEDTKVNVVVDMSEVHWMNSSGLGMLMGALTTLRGSSGDLRLASISDRVRRPIEVTKLDSVIKIFASVDDALNSFNEEE; translated from the coding sequence ATGAAAATTTCTGAAAAAATATTAGAAGATAAAGTTGTTATTACTCTTTCCGGTGAAATTATGGGAGGAGATGAATCGGAAAAATTTCAGTCCATTGTGTATAAACTTATTGAAGATACAAAAGTGAATGTTGTGGTGGACATGTCAGAAGTTCATTGGATGAACAGCTCAGGACTTGGAATGCTTATGGGTGCGCTTACTACTTTGAGAGGCAGCAGTGGGGATTTGCGTCTTGCATCAATTTCAGACAGGGTTAGACGCCCCATTGAAGTTACAAAACTGGACAGCGTCATTAAAATTTTTGCTTCTGTTGATGACGCGTTAAACAGTTTTAATGAGGAGGAATAG
- a CDS encoding ABC transporter permease — MEFSENLSIAISSLRTNKLRSTLTTLGIVIGVATVITMMTIIQGINSYVAKEFSQIGANTFFIQKYPAIRTGHEKGKYRNRKDLKIWYARKIKEVASLVDNASPQVYNWGQSVKGGGKKTNSDVIVYGVSEDWQTIESRFVEDGRFLQESDIHSSRPVCVIGLDIVEKLFPFKNPMGEYVYVKGKKLKVVGVLEEKGSVFNSSQDNAVILPYSTFENIFGKHNDITITIQAKKAELILPAMDQVIGILRTLRKVRPGNPNDFEVITRDSLVDTWKNLSGVIFAAAVGIAMISLLVGGIGIMNIMLVSVTERTREIGIRKSIGAKRKDILGQFIVEAVILSAFGGVIGVGAGLLFGLLIGAATPLPSAVPVWAIFAGLGFSTVVGLFFGIYPAAKAARLDPIVALRYE, encoded by the coding sequence ATGGAGTTTTCTGAAAATTTATCAATTGCAATAAGTTCATTAAGAACAAATAAACTTAGGTCCACGCTTACAACCCTGGGAATTGTAATAGGTGTTGCTACTGTAATTACCATGATGACTATTATCCAGGGTATTAATTCCTATGTGGCAAAGGAGTTTTCTCAAATAGGTGCGAATACATTTTTCATACAAAAATATCCGGCTATCAGAACAGGTCATGAAAAAGGGAAATACAGAAATCGTAAGGATTTAAAGATATGGTATGCAAGAAAGATTAAAGAGGTGGCATCATTGGTAGATAATGCCTCACCTCAGGTTTATAATTGGGGGCAGTCAGTAAAAGGCGGAGGGAAAAAAACAAATTCTGATGTAATTGTTTACGGTGTTTCTGAGGATTGGCAGACAATTGAGAGCCGTTTTGTTGAGGACGGACGATTCCTTCAGGAAAGTGATATTCATTCGTCACGGCCGGTATGTGTAATAGGCCTTGATATTGTTGAAAAGCTCTTTCCTTTTAAAAACCCTATGGGAGAATATGTTTACGTAAAGGGTAAAAAATTAAAAGTTGTAGGTGTACTGGAAGAAAAGGGAAGTGTGTTCAATAGCAGTCAGGATAATGCCGTTATCTTACCATATTCAACATTTGAAAATATTTTTGGCAAGCATAATGACATTACTATAACTATTCAGGCAAAAAAAGCTGAATTAATACTGCCTGCAATGGATCAGGTAATAGGAATTTTACGGACATTACGAAAAGTACGTCCGGGAAATCCAAATGATTTTGAAGTTATTACAAGAGACTCTCTTGTAGATACGTGGAAGAATCTTTCCGGGGTTATTTTTGCCGCAGCAGTGGGGATTGCAATGATCTCTCTTCTCGTAGGTGGTATTGGTATAATGAACATTATGCTTGTTTCCGTAACTGAGAGAACGCGTGAAATCGGCATAAGAAAATCAATCGGAGCAAAAAGAAAAGACATATTGGGACAATTTATTGTTGAGGCAGTAATACTTTCTGCTTTCGGAGGTGTAATAGGCGTTGGTGCAGGGCTGCTTTTCGGGCTGTTAATAGGTGCGGCAACTCCGCTTCCGTCTGCAGTACCTGTGTGGGCAATTTTTGCAGGGCTTGGATTCTCAACTGTTGTCGGATTGTTTTTTGGGATTTATCCTGCAGCAAAAGCCGCACGTCTTGATCCTATTGTGGCGTTAAGATACGAATAG